Proteins from a genomic interval of Crassostrea angulata isolate pt1a10 chromosome 7, ASM2561291v2, whole genome shotgun sequence:
- the LOC128157017 gene encoding proprotein convertase subtilisin/kexin type 7-like, whose translation MPIDYGSIIKLLIVYGALLQILGEYSKEIPFPKHVDKAENSLIWAVKVKEAGKKEKSVTERNSVNNPIQSGVQEIANQCKLIFIDHVEVMENTYLLGFDSNKLDHFISNSENGSYAFELDHRKLYIKLLHDLYVSHIPDVSFKFISGALSQCLDSHPMVELFSQQNIRRRTKREVDLHFTDPYFKLQWHLINNKNRDMDINVTGVWSRNITGHGVTVAVVDDGVEWTNPDLRDNYNSAGSWDLNSDDPDPTPSASKDSNHHGTRCAGEIAAVPNSHCAVGVAYGAKFSGLKVLDGPMTDSLEAKAFNKKSQINDIYSCSWGPDDDGKTVDGPHVFAKAAMQYGIDFGRRGFGSIYVVASGNGGRFQDNCNYDGYANSIYTVTVGAIDEDGNMPFYAEKCASMLAVTFSSGTSQHRSIVTTDWTQRGGKGCTTAHSGTSAAAPLAAGMLALMLQARPCLTWRDIQYLIILTAQKVDVDHSEWKRNQAGLYHSHKHGFGVMKAWRLVNAAKIWETVPWITSYLYSSDEIHLQIPKGTNQPLTITHTVTKNDISGLNLFVLEHVQLFVTITHPCRGDLEITLVCPSGTNSIVATPRKVDRSDAGFQDWAFSTVRCWGEDPTGVWTILITDHDTSSYGSGFIQSWKLKLHGTWITRQQFDERKRLVLEAMDGRFLNDSYQRPCPEAGPDAAPKQPVSQRTLKFVMLAGIFCLVMALYETFEYAACYRDEKKAQRQRMLEHLQTNRSVRDGDIEDADHPESQRLLSNETETVIPLDTFDVREIALDIGNSTNDGDDSESLQLISH comes from the exons ATGCCAATTGACTATGGATCAATTATTAAATTGCTCATTGTATATGGCGCTTTACTACAAATATTGGGTGAATATTCAAAAGAAATTCCTTTTCCGAAGCACGTGGACAAGGCAGAAAACTCTCTTATATGGGCTGTGAAAGTGAAGGAAGCtggcaaaaaagaaaaaagtgtcACAGAACGAAATAGTGTGAACAATCCCATTCAAAGTGGGGTCCAAGAGATAGCAAATCAATGCAAATTAATCTTTATTGATCATGTGGAAGTTATGGAGAACACTTATTTATTAGGATTTGATTCTAACAAGCTTGatcattttatttccaattcCGAAAATGGATCCTATGCCTTTGAACTTGACCATCGGAAGCTTTACATTAAGTTGCTACATGACTTATATGTATCCCATATACCTGACGTGTCTTTCAAATTCATTAGTGGTGCTTTATCTCAGTGCTTGGACTCTCACCCGATGGTGGAATTATTCAGTCAGCAAAATATACGAAGGAGAACCAAGAGGGAAGTGGACCTTCATTTCACTGATCCATATTTTAAGTTACAGTGGCATCTT ATCAACAATAAGAACAGGGACATGGATATAAATGTGACGGGAGTGTGGAGTAGGAATATCACAGGTCATGGGGTCACGGTCGCTGTTGTTGACGACGGAGTGGAATGGACCAACCCTGACCTCAGGGACAACTATAACAGTGCTGGAAGCTGGGACCTAAACTCAGATGACCCTGACCCTACCCCAAGTGCTTCAAAAG ATTCAAACCATCATGGAACCAGGTGTGCTGGAGAAATAGCAGCTGTCCCAAATTCTCACTGTGCTGTCGGGGTGGCATATGGAGCAAAGTTCTCAG GTCTCAAAGTTCTTGATGGACCGATGACTGATAGTTTGGAAGCCAAGGCCTTTAACAAGAAATCACAGATTAATGATATTTACAGCTGTAG cTGGGGCCCTGATGATGATGGGAAAACTGTGGATGGACCACATGTATTTGCTAag GCAGCCATGCAGTATGGCATTGATTTCGGCAGGAGAGGGTTTGGAAGCATCTACGTTGTTGCTAGTGGCAATGGAGGTCGTTTCCAAGACAACTGTAACTATGATGGTTATGCCAATTCCATATACACTGTCACTGTAG GTGCAATAGATGAAGATGGAAATATGCCTTTTTATGCTGAAAAATGTGCATCTATGCTTGCTGTGACCTTCAGCAGTGGAACCTCACAGCATAGAAGCATT GTGACAACTGACTGGACACAGAGGGGAGGGAAAGGCTGTACCACCGCCCACTCAGGGACCAGTGCAGCAGCTCCCCTAGCGGCGGGGATGCTGGCTCTGATGTTACAGGCTCGCCCTTGTCTGACCTGGAGAGATATCCAGTACCTCATCATACTGACCGCTCAGAAA GTTGATGTTGATCACTCCGAGTGGAAGAGAAACCAGGCAGGATTATATCATAGTCACAAACACGGATTTGGGGTCATGAAAGCCTGGAGATTAGTCAATGCAGCTAAG ATATGGGAAACTGTGCCATGGATTACATCATACCTGTATTCCAGTGATGAAATCCACCTCCAAATTCCAAAAGGGACCAATCAACCTCTGACTATCACTCATACAG TGACAAAAAATGACATCTCAggtttgaatttgtttgttcTGGAACATGTGCAGTTGTTTGTGACAATCACTCATCCATGCCGTGGGGATCTAGAGATTACCCTGGTATGTCCCAGTGGTACCAACTCCATTGTGGCCACACCCAGAAAAGTGGACCG GTCTGATGCAGGTTTCCAGGACTGGGCTTTCAGCACAGTAAGATGTTGGGGGGAGGATCCAACAGGAGTGTGGACCATTCTTATCACTGACCATG ATACCTCCTCATATGGATCTGGATTTATCCAATCCTGGAAATTAAAACTCCATGGAACATGGATAACCAGACAACAATTTGACGAAAGGAAACG GCTGGTACTGGAAGCAATGGATGGGCGGTTCCTCAATGACAGTTACCAGAGGCCATGCCCAGAGGCTGGTCCAGATGCTGCTCCAAAACAACCCGTGTCTCAAAGGACCCTCAAG tttgTTATGCTTGCTGGGATATTTTGCCTGGTCATGGCACTGTACGAGACATTTGAGTATGCTGCTTGTTATAGAGATGAGAAAAAAGCTCAGAGACAAAGAATGCTGGAACATCTTCAAACTAATCGATCAGTACGTGACGGAGATATTGAGGATGCGGATCACCCAGAGTCCCAGAGACTCTTAAGTAACGAAACAGAGACAGTTATTCCCTTGGATACCTTTGATGTCCGTGAAATTGCTTTAGACATTGGGAATAGTACAAATGATGGAGATGACAGTGAAAGTCTTCAGTTGATAAGTCACTGA